Proteins found in one Solitalea lacus genomic segment:
- the rdgB gene encoding RdgB/HAM1 family non-canonical purine NTP pyrophosphatase: MLNKLVFATNNAHKVEEVSAMLDGAFELFTLDQIGCDADIPETGNTFAENAGQKSWYVYDNFQLNCFGDDSGLEVDALNGEPGVYSARYSGSRDHDKNIDIVLEKLGNAANRTARFKAVISLVINGKEHLFEGTVEGTIRNARSGTDGFGYDPIFQPDGYDVTFAEMTMEEKNAISHRGRAVAKLVEFLNNL; the protein is encoded by the coding sequence ATGTTAAATAAACTGGTTTTTGCTACCAATAATGCTCATAAGGTAGAAGAAGTAAGTGCTATGCTCGATGGCGCTTTTGAATTATTTACACTTGATCAAATTGGCTGCGATGCAGATATTCCTGAAACAGGCAATACCTTTGCTGAGAATGCCGGACAAAAGTCGTGGTATGTATATGATAATTTTCAATTGAATTGTTTTGGAGATGACAGCGGACTGGAAGTAGATGCGCTAAACGGCGAACCTGGAGTGTATTCAGCACGTTACTCGGGTTCACGCGACCATGATAAGAATATCGATATAGTGTTAGAAAAGCTTGGGAATGCCGCCAACCGTACTGCGCGCTTTAAAGCAGTTATTTCATTAGTGATAAATGGTAAAGAACATCTTTTTGAAGGAACAGTAGAAGGTACAATTAGAAATGCCCGCTCTGGAACAGATGGTTTTGGTTATGACCCCATTTTTCAACCCGATGGATATGATGTTACCTTTGCTGAGATGACCATGGAAGAAAAAAATGCCATCAGTCACCGTGGGCGGGCTGTTGCTAAATTAGTGGAGTTCTTAAATAATTTGTAA
- a CDS encoding peptidylprolyl isomerase, producing MKKLLIFGLLIAGAFGAFAQKKSIDKVVGVVGDKIILQSDVESQYLEYLRQQNPPNEKVKCTILNELLLQKLLLNQAQLDSLIVDEAQVEQTIDQRIQYFTQQVGGSIEKLEKELLGKSILQFKEDIRPLIREQLLARQMQGKVAEGTTISPAEVKAFYDRIPLDSLPLYGTEIEIGQLVKYPSYSKEQKDLARAKLEALRARVRAGEDFGTLAALYSQDPGSASQNGEIGYFSRGMMVTPFEAVAFKLKPGEVSPIVETKFGYHILQSIDRRGDQVNVRHILIKPEFGSKELTKARTDLDSAVYNIKNNKINFAEAAVIYSDDVETRSNGGMLRNPESQRSNSIPLELLGQMDSALPAMLDSMKVGDFSKVAAYANPREGKQGFRVIYFKSQSEPHRANLNLDYSRIQDAALQEKQRKKFEQWVAKKRAEKYIRIATEYSSCPEIQPWIKKDAPKPKASK from the coding sequence ATGAAGAAACTTTTAATATTTGGCTTATTGATAGCCGGCGCATTCGGGGCATTTGCTCAAAAAAAGTCAATTGATAAAGTTGTTGGTGTTGTAGGCGACAAAATCATTCTACAGTCAGACGTAGAATCACAATACTTGGAGTATTTGCGCCAACAAAATCCGCCTAATGAAAAAGTAAAGTGCACTATTTTAAATGAACTTTTACTTCAAAAGCTTTTATTAAACCAAGCTCAGCTTGACAGTTTAATAGTTGACGAGGCACAGGTTGAACAAACTATAGACCAGCGTATACAATATTTTACCCAACAAGTGGGAGGTTCTATAGAAAAACTGGAAAAAGAATTATTAGGCAAATCCATTCTTCAGTTTAAAGAAGACATTCGCCCTTTGATTCGTGAACAGTTACTGGCACGTCAGATGCAAGGAAAGGTTGCTGAAGGAACAACAATTTCTCCCGCTGAAGTAAAAGCTTTTTACGATAGAATTCCATTGGACAGCTTACCACTGTATGGTACCGAAATTGAAATCGGTCAATTAGTAAAGTACCCCTCTTACAGTAAAGAGCAAAAAGATTTAGCTCGGGCTAAACTGGAAGCTTTACGTGCCCGTGTACGTGCAGGAGAAGACTTTGGAACATTAGCTGCATTGTATTCACAAGATCCAGGTTCTGCCAGCCAAAATGGAGAAATCGGCTATTTTAGTCGCGGTATGATGGTGACGCCTTTTGAGGCTGTTGCCTTTAAGTTAAAACCGGGTGAAGTTTCGCCAATTGTAGAAACTAAATTTGGCTATCATATTTTGCAATCTATAGATCGCAGAGGAGATCAAGTGAATGTTCGTCACATCTTAATTAAGCCGGAGTTTGGTTCAAAAGAACTTACAAAGGCACGTACAGATCTGGATAGTGCCGTTTATAACATTAAAAATAACAAAATCAATTTTGCCGAGGCAGCGGTTATTTATTCGGATGATGTGGAAACCCGCTCTAATGGAGGTATGCTACGCAATCCAGAAAGTCAGCGTTCTAATTCAATTCCACTTGAACTATTAGGACAAATGGACAGCGCTCTACCTGCAATGCTGGATAGCATGAAGGTTGGAGATTTTAGTAAGGTAGCGGCTTATGCTAATCCAAGAGAAGGTAAACAAGGCTTTAGAGTAATCTACTTTAAATCGCAATCTGAACCTCATCGCGCCAACTTAAATTTGGATTATTCAAGAATACAAGATGCGGCCTTGCAGGAAAAACAGCGTAAGAAATTTGAGCAATGGGTTGCCAAAAAACGTGCTGAGAAATACATACGCATCGCTACTGAGTATTCTAGTTGTCCGGAAATACAACCATGGATCAAAAAAGACGCTCCAAAGCCAAAGGCCTCTAAATAA